In Fibrobacter sp. UWT2, one DNA window encodes the following:
- a CDS encoding polymer-forming cytoskeletal protein, with the protein MATKEQEITQIGHSVTIKGDISGNSDVRVAGNINGSISIEGELIVERQGYVEGEIKTTTAVIAGSVKGNIDCSDKLILESSSQYEGNIKTKRLIIQEGAVFQGNCQMNIKPVAAEKPAAPVAPKKEVNALL; encoded by the coding sequence ATGGCTACAAAGGAACAGGAAATTACCCAGATCGGCCACAGCGTGACCATCAAGGGCGACATCAGCGGCAACAGTGACGTCCGTGTCGCAGGAAACATCAACGGCAGCATCTCTATCGAAGGTGAGCTCATCGTCGAACGCCAGGGTTATGTCGAAGGCGAAATCAAGACGACCACCGCCGTTATTGCAGGCTCCGTCAAGGGTAACATCGACTGCTCCGACAAGCTTATCCTCGAAAGCTCTTCCCAGTACGAAGGCAACATCAAGACCAAGCGTCTTATCATCCAGGAAGGTGCCGTATTCCAGGGCAACTGCCAGATGAACATCAAGCCTGTCGCTGCAGAAAAGCCGGCTGCTCCCGTTGCTCCCAAGAAAGAAGTAAACGCTCTTCTTTAA